The following DNA comes from Allobranchiibius huperziae.
TTTGCCCACTGGGTCCACAGCCTTGAGTGGCAGTTCCTTCTTCCAATCCAGCTGCGTTGACTCAGCAACCTTCTGGGCGCAGGCTTCCGCGACCAGTTGGAAGGTCAGATCGGAGTCTGAGACGCCGAGCGCCGCGTGCAGTGGAGTCCAGGGCATAGCTCAACCTAGATGTCATTGACTTCCTCCACGCCCTGGCCACCACCAGCGTGGAGGTCCTGGACGCAGACGCTGCGGGTCTGATGCTGGCCGACCAGCGCGGCCAGTTGCACCGTAAGCAGTCGAGAGCGTGACCAACCCCAACAACGCCGATGGGCGCAGGGCCGCACACGCGTGTGCGGCACGCGCGCCCCAGTCGTGTCCAACCGAAGTGACGTCGCGTAGTTCAAGGTGCGCCATCAAATCCAGGACATCACTGGCGAGGGCGGCCACCTGTCCTGACTGAGCGTCGCGCGTCAGAGCGCGGGTGCCACCAACCCCCCAACTCGA
Coding sequences within:
- a CDS encoding alpha/beta fold hydrolase, with protein sequence MLCRRACPVPGGSRLRVTRSLGRNWEHARTTTCISSSSWGVGGTRALTRDAQSGQVAALASDVLDLMAHLELRDVTSVGHDWGARAAHACAALRPSALLGLVTLSTAYGATGRAGRPASDPQRLRPGPPRWWWPGRGGSQ